Within Anopheles nili chromosome 3, idAnoNiliSN_F5_01, whole genome shotgun sequence, the genomic segment TGGTAGAGTTTCTAGTGACCTTTGGCTCGAAGGACCTCGCATACCATCGTTTCACGGCACGTCACGGATTCCCACGAAATAACCGCAACAAGTGTCTCGGAACGTTTCCCGTACCCATCATCGGTAACCATGGTAACGGCGAACAAACACGTGCTTCCCAAAATTCAGAGTTCCACCAGGTCGTCCGTTACCTTGGACGGTCTGCATCGATACGCTGCGCTTATCGATCCAACGGGCTGGACAAAAAATTTTCAGTTCAGTTCCAGTTCTCCCTCGGTTCGGATGTTATTTTTCTGTTACTCGAGCCAGCTTTGTTCCGTCGTCTTAATTTTGCCAGCTAACCAGTGAACGAACTAGAACTCTCCCCCGGTTCCGATGAGGCTGATCAAGATCTACCTACGTTACTATCCGCCAGGTGAGAAACCGCCACGGAAGGGTACGTTTGGCGATGGTTAACCCACTTTACACAATGAAACTACAGGAATTGCCCTTAACTACCAGAAGAAAGGCATCGAGGGAACCAAAATGATAGATTTGTTCGATCTTACCCCAAGGTTAGTGTAGCCAGCGCTGATCATTTCATGCAAATTCAACTGACAGCTAATCAAATTGCTCGCTGGAATATCAATCCTTCCCTCTTCAAGCTGTGATCTCCAAGTGCTAACGAAGCAAATTGCCTCCACCGAACCGTTAATTACGCAAGAAGTGTTCCCCCAGGTCACGGAAATACTCGAGAAGCTGCAGAAGAAGCTGAAGGAACCGGTTAAGACAAAGTTTTACCTCTTCAAAACGCTGCAAACGCACATTTTACCGCTGACGAACGTGTGCTTCGACAAATCCGGGAAGAAGTAAGCGTAAAGCATCTCCAATATTTCTGGGGTGGTGGCTAATCGGCTTCctgggagtccttttttctaGATGCATCACGGGCTCGTACGATCGAACCTGCCGTATATGGAACGTGGAAAGCGGTGATGAAGAGAAGGTACTCAAAGGACACGAGAACGTGGTGTTCTCGGTGGCTTACAACTATCCACGATGGTGCGTGTTTGCTTGGGTTTCTACGCTCCAGCGGTTCACGTAACTTCTCATCCTTCGTCCTTGTTTGCCCCCTAGCGATCGAATACTCACCGGATCGTTCGATAAAACCGCCAAAATATGGAACCCCGTCTCAGGGAACTGCGTCACCACGCTGTGGGGCCATACGGCGGAGATCGTCGGTGCCGAATTCAACCCAAACCAGTGCGAGCTGCTGGCTACCTGCAGTATGGACAACACGGCGCGTGTCTTCCACTCCGAAACCGGCCAGGAAGTGAACCTATTTGCGGACCACACGGCCGAGGTTGTTTCGGCACGGT encodes:
- the LOC128726769 gene encoding dynein assembly factor with WDR repeat domains 1 → MRLIKIYLRYYPPGIALNYQKKGIEGTKMIDLFDLTPSCDLQVLTKQIASTEPLITQEVFPQVTEILEKLQKKLKEPVKTKFYLFKTLQTHILPLTNVCFDKSGKKCITGSYDRTCRIWNVESGDEEKVLKGHENVVFSVAYNYPRCDRILTGSFDKTAKIWNPVSGNCVTTLWGHTAEIVGAEFNPNQCELLATCSMDNTARVFHSETGQEVNLFADHTAEVVSARFNKDGNLLLTASFDETATVWDMRSKEHVVVIRGHDAELSNAVWNFQCNLIATSSLDRTAKIWDLRRLDDAQATASHKDEVLDVTFNCTGTRMATGSADCTAKVWDVTGNFELVTIMAGHADEVSKVTFSPPGGLLLTASADKTARIWNSGTGTCTQTLTGHDGEVFSCSFNYSGDAIITASKDNTCKIWR